Proteins encoded together in one Equus quagga isolate Etosha38 unplaced genomic scaffold, UCLA_HA_Equagga_1.0 73289_RagTag, whole genome shotgun sequence window:
- the LOC124234210 gene encoding BRD4-interacting chromatin-remodeling complex-associated protein-like yields the protein MLNKYRLLLLEESRRVSPSAEMVMIDRMFIQEEKTTLALDKQLAKEKPDEYVSSSRSLGLPIAASSDVGHRLPGHGPPPSSASGAPAPPPLHLPTKLVIRHGGAGGSPSVTWARASSSSLSSSSSSSSAASSLDADEDGPMPSRNRPPIKTYEARSRIGLKLKIKQEAGLSKVVHNTALDPVHQPPPPAALKAPEPPPRPPPPPPPPPPPPPPPAPGQMNGTVDPPPPAPADRKPPAPAPHCPRLPLRKTYRENVEALGGGGGGPDGAGGGRARAGSPAPMPTKVDEATSGLIRELAAVEDELYQRMMKGGPPEPAAGAGQGSGSREPGWDAPPLPPAKRRKSESPDVDQASFSSDSPQDDTLTEHLQSAIDSILNLQQAPGRTTAPPYPHVAPAAGTPASPAPLHRPETYPPSSHNGGLGARTLNR from the exons ATGCTGAATAAATACCGCCTCCTGCTCCTGGAGGAGTCCCGG AGGGTCAGCCCCTCCGCGGAGATGGTCATGATCGACCGAATGTTCATTCAGGAGGAGAAGACCACCCTTGCCTTGGACAAACAGCTGGCCAAGGAGAAGCCgg ACGAGTACGTGTCTTCCTCGCGCTCCCTCGGCCTCCCCATCGCCGCCTCTTCCGACGTCGGACACCGGCTCCCGGGCCACGGCCCCCCACCGTCCTCAGCATCCggggccccggccccgccccctctgcACCTGCCCACCAAGCTGGTGATCCGGCACGGCGGCGCGGGCGGCTCCCCTTCGGTGACCTGGGCCCGCGCGTCCTCGTCCTCCCTGTCGTCCTCGTCGTCCTCGTCCTCCGCCGCCTCCTCCCTGGACGCTGACGAGGACGGCCCGATGCCCTCCCGCAATCGGCCGCCCATCAAGACCTACGAGGCCCGCAGCCGCATCGGCCTCAAGCTCAAGATCAAGCAGGAGGCCGGGCTCAGCAAGGTCGTGCACAACACGGCCCTGGACCCCGTGCAccagccgccgccgcccgccgccctcAAGGCGCCCgagcccccgccccggcccccgccgccgccaccaccaccgccgccgccgccgccgccccccgcgCCCGGCCAGATGAACGGCACGGTGGAccccccgccgcccgcccccgCCGACCGCAAGCCGCCCGCCCCGGCCCCCCACTGCCCCCGCCTCCCGCTGCGCAAGACGTATCGCGAGAACGTGGAGGCGCTGGGTGGCGGCGGCGGGGGCCCCGACGGGGCGGGCGGTGGTCGCGCCCGGGCAGGCAGCCCCGCGCCCATGCCCACCAAGGTGGACGAGGCCACCAGCGGGCTCATCCGCGAGCTGGCGGCGGTGGAGGACGAGCTGTACCAGCGCATGATGAAGGGCGGCCCCCCGGAGCCCGCGGCCGGCGCCGGGCAGGGCAGTGGCAGCCGCGAGCCGGGCTGGGACGCGCCCCCGCTGCCCCCCGCCAAGCGGCGCAAGTCCGAGTCCCCCGACGTGGACCAGGCCAGCTTCTCCAGCGACAGCCCGCAGGACGACACGCTCACCGAGCACCTCCAGAGCGCCATCGACAGCATCCTCAACCTCCAGCAGGCCCCCGGCCGGACGACCGCGCCCCCGTACCCCCATGTCGCCCCCGCGGCCGGCACGCCCGCCTCCCCGGCCCCCCTGCACAGGCCGGAGACCTACCCGCCCTCCAGTCACAACGGCGGCCTGGGCGCCAGGACGTTGAACAGATAA